The following proteins come from a genomic window of Frankia casuarinae:
- the secF gene encoding protein translocase subunit SecF gives MALVGRIYRSDFNVDFVGRRKAWYAVSGVVVAVCIISMIFRGFTFGIEFSGGAVFQLPSGGGTVAQVEDTLSGIGLDPADSVVQQLETSHQFRIQTPTLSDAQTRELTGALAKRFSVSNPDRDIAVSTVGSSWGSTITNKALQGLAVFLVLVVIYLSVRFEWRMALAAMAALVHDLVVTMGVYSLVGFEVTPSTVIAVLTILGFSLYDTVVVFDRVRENTAGMGTSTRRTYAEATNDALNETLVRSLNTSLIALIPVASLLFVGAGLLGAGTLKDLALAQFVGIASGTYSSLFFATPLLVDLKRGDPAVRALDARVARERARRVRAAAGVPGTAVPAGAAVDPAGWGEDAPVSGAREPVPAGANLGGAARRPSGAPPARRAAGRKPGRRGRPSGKKRR, from the coding sequence ATGGCACTGGTCGGGCGGATCTACCGCAGCGACTTCAACGTCGACTTCGTCGGCCGGCGCAAGGCCTGGTATGCCGTCTCCGGCGTCGTGGTCGCCGTCTGCATCATCAGCATGATCTTCCGTGGCTTCACCTTCGGTATCGAGTTCTCCGGTGGCGCGGTCTTCCAGCTACCCAGCGGTGGCGGTACCGTCGCGCAGGTCGAGGACACGCTGTCCGGCATCGGGCTCGACCCGGCGGACAGTGTGGTCCAGCAACTGGAGACCTCCCACCAGTTCCGGATCCAGACGCCGACCCTCTCCGACGCCCAGACCCGTGAGCTGACCGGCGCGTTGGCCAAGCGCTTCTCGGTGTCGAACCCGGACCGCGACATCGCCGTGTCGACCGTCGGCTCGTCCTGGGGATCGACGATCACGAACAAGGCCCTCCAGGGCCTGGCCGTCTTCCTCGTGCTCGTCGTGATCTACCTCTCGGTACGGTTCGAGTGGAGGATGGCGCTCGCGGCGATGGCCGCTCTTGTTCACGACCTCGTCGTCACCATGGGTGTCTACTCGCTGGTAGGTTTCGAGGTGACGCCGTCGACGGTCATCGCCGTGCTGACGATCCTCGGATTCTCCCTGTACGACACGGTGGTGGTGTTCGACCGGGTGCGGGAGAACACCGCGGGCATGGGCACGTCGACGCGGCGGACCTACGCGGAGGCGACGAACGACGCGCTCAACGAGACGTTGGTGCGTTCACTGAACACCTCCCTCATCGCCCTCATCCCGGTCGCATCCCTCCTCTTCGTCGGCGCCGGTCTGCTCGGTGCCGGCACGCTGAAGGACCTCGCGCTCGCCCAGTTCGTCGGTATCGCCTCCGGTACATACTCCTCCCTGTTCTTTGCCACGCCGCTGCTCGTCGACCTCAAGCGCGGCGATCCCGCCGTGCGGGCGCTGGATGCGCGGGTCGCCCGTGAGCGCGCCAGGCGGGTCCGGGCCGCCGCGGGTGTGCCGGGCACGGCTGTTCCCGCCGGCGCGGCGGTCGATCCGGCCGGCTGGGGTGAGGACGCTCCCGTCTCCGGCGCGCGTGAACCGGTTCCGGCCGGGGCGAACCTGGGCGGTGCCGCCCGACGACCGTCGGGCGCGCCCCCTGCCCGGCGCGCCGCGGGGCGCAAACCCGGGCGGCGCGGACGGCCGAGCGGTAAGAAACGCCGGTGA
- a CDS encoding adenine phosphoribosyltransferase — translation MTSIDDAPQRSAAHDAVAEVLRGHIRDIPDWPQPGVVFKDITPLLATPTAFGVVIGALADAARALGATTIAGIEARGFLLAAPVADRLGTGLVPIRKQGKLPGPTRSASYDLEYGAATIEIHADAVHDGDRVLLVDDVLATGGTAAAAHSLLAAGGGEVVGLAVLMELSFLPGRDRVAPLDVVSLLTI, via the coding sequence ATGACGAGCATCGACGACGCACCGCAGCGGTCCGCCGCGCACGACGCGGTCGCCGAGGTCCTGCGTGGCCACATCCGCGACATTCCCGACTGGCCGCAGCCAGGGGTCGTGTTCAAAGACATCACCCCGCTGCTCGCGACGCCGACCGCCTTCGGGGTGGTCATCGGTGCGCTGGCGGACGCGGCCCGGGCGCTGGGGGCCACCACGATCGCCGGCATCGAGGCGCGGGGCTTCCTGCTAGCCGCGCCGGTCGCGGACCGGCTGGGCACCGGCCTCGTGCCGATCCGTAAGCAGGGCAAGCTGCCGGGGCCGACCCGAAGCGCCTCCTACGACCTGGAGTACGGCGCCGCCACGATCGAGATCCACGCCGACGCGGTGCACGACGGCGACCGGGTCCTGCTCGTTGACGACGTGTTGGCCACCGGTGGCACCGCGGCCGCCGCACACAGCCTGCTCGCGGCTGGTGGCGGGGAGGTCGTGGGGCTGGCGGTCCTCATGGAGCTGTCCTTCCTACCGGGCCGTGATCGGGTCGCGCCGCTCGATGTCGTCTCCCTTCTGACGATTTGA
- the ruvA gene encoding Holliday junction branch migration protein RuvA, with the protein MIASLAGTVTALTPLSAVIEVGGVGLLVHCSPSTLSRLRVGESASLATTLIVRETELTLYGFADADARDVFEILQSAAGVGPKLAQAVLGVHDPDTVRRAVAEEDLAVLTKVPGIGRKGAQRIVLDLRDRLGPPGDGAPLPGPRLTSGPEPMPADAVGVAATVREALVGLGYSGREADAAVSRALVVLAAPVGEGAAAGGEQAAPGKGDVPGKEGAPGSRAGADSGTGGAPPDTATLLRASLAVLRR; encoded by the coding sequence ATGATCGCGTCGTTGGCCGGCACGGTCACCGCGCTGACCCCGCTGTCCGCCGTCATCGAGGTCGGCGGGGTGGGCCTGCTCGTCCACTGCTCGCCGTCGACGCTGTCGCGGCTGCGGGTGGGGGAGTCCGCCTCCCTCGCCACCACCCTGATCGTGCGCGAGACCGAGCTGACCCTCTACGGCTTCGCCGACGCCGATGCGCGCGACGTCTTCGAGATCCTGCAGAGCGCGGCCGGGGTCGGGCCCAAGCTCGCCCAGGCCGTGCTCGGGGTGCACGATCCCGACACGGTGCGCCGCGCCGTCGCCGAGGAGGATCTCGCGGTGCTGACGAAGGTCCCCGGTATCGGGCGCAAGGGCGCGCAGCGCATCGTCCTGGACCTGCGGGACCGGCTCGGTCCGCCGGGTGACGGTGCGCCGCTGCCCGGCCCGCGCCTGACGTCGGGACCGGAACCGATGCCGGCCGATGCCGTCGGGGTCGCGGCGACCGTGCGGGAGGCGCTGGTGGGCCTGGGCTACTCGGGTCGTGAGGCCGACGCCGCCGTGTCCCGGGCGCTCGTGGTCCTGGCCGCGCCCGTCGGCGAGGGCGCCGCAGCCGGTGGCGAGCAGGCCGCCCCGGGCAAGGGAGACGTCCCGGGAAAGGAAGGCGCCCCGGGTTCCCGGGCCGGGGCCGACTCGGGAACCGGCGGCGCTCCGCCCGACACCGCGACCCTGCTGCGCGCGAGTCTTGCCGTGCTACGCAGGTGA
- the secD gene encoding protein translocase subunit SecD, producing MARGSARVPRGISVWTRLGILGGLIVVLYGLMAATGNWKPRLGLDLQGGTSVILTPRATQGNNVDSGAVNQAVDIIRQRVDGLGVAESEVHRTGNQIEISVPGRGRNDVVDLVGQTAELRFREVATSGQATPVPTPTGAASAPTPGATGQPAPTAGQSTPSIAPSSPAPAASNKPAALGDGTGRGLIAQPVSLTAAGTPAVGAASASPVASASPAPAPAPAATGSTGSTGDSPPADVFARYESLTCAAADVRKASVSTDRPQDWTAACDRTGTTKYLLKPATVVGTDVKTASAGLQGGGGTTGITTGQWVVNVEFTGPGQNKFTKLTESTIGKQVAIVLDGVVQSAPQTNERIPGSAQISGGFSQSDAEDLANVLRYGALPLAFERSQAESISPTLGRDSLHGGLLAGAIGLVLVIAYSFLYYRALGMVVIISLAVSGLLIYASVVLLGVAIGFTLTLAGIAGLIVSIGVTADSFVVYFERIKDEVRAGRTVRAATDRAWPAARRTMLSADTVSFLAAAVLYILSIGSVRGFAFTLGLSTLSDVVIMFIFTRPLVTLLVRRRLFSVSRYSGLSPKTLGGRGGGVAPAASTRARLAKRPAPAGQRRES from the coding sequence GTGGCACGCGGCTCGGCACGGGTACCCAGGGGGATCTCCGTCTGGACCCGGCTGGGGATCCTCGGCGGTCTGATCGTCGTCCTCTACGGCCTCATGGCCGCTACCGGAAACTGGAAGCCCCGGCTCGGGCTCGACCTGCAGGGCGGGACGAGCGTCATCCTCACGCCTCGTGCCACGCAGGGAAACAACGTCGACAGTGGTGCCGTCAACCAGGCCGTCGACATCATCCGGCAGCGCGTTGACGGCTTGGGCGTCGCCGAGTCCGAGGTTCATCGTACCGGCAACCAGATCGAGATCTCGGTGCCCGGCCGCGGCCGCAACGACGTCGTGGATCTGGTCGGGCAGACCGCTGAACTGCGTTTCCGTGAGGTCGCCACGTCCGGCCAGGCCACCCCGGTGCCCACCCCCACTGGGGCGGCCTCCGCACCCACGCCGGGTGCGACGGGCCAGCCGGCCCCGACGGCCGGCCAGAGCACGCCGAGCATCGCGCCGTCATCCCCGGCACCCGCCGCGTCGAACAAACCGGCCGCGCTCGGTGACGGCACGGGCCGCGGCCTGATCGCCCAGCCGGTGTCGCTGACCGCCGCGGGCACACCCGCGGTGGGCGCGGCCTCGGCTTCTCCGGTGGCCTCGGCTTCTCCGGCCCCGGCCCCCGCGCCGGCGGCGACCGGGTCGACCGGGTCGACCGGGGACAGCCCGCCTGCCGACGTGTTCGCTCGCTACGAGTCGCTGACGTGCGCAGCGGCCGACGTCCGCAAAGCCTCGGTCAGCACCGACCGCCCGCAGGACTGGACCGCCGCCTGTGACCGGACCGGGACGACGAAGTACCTGCTCAAGCCGGCCACGGTGGTCGGGACGGATGTGAAGACCGCCTCCGCGGGCCTGCAGGGCGGCGGCGGGACCACGGGCATCACCACCGGGCAGTGGGTCGTGAACGTCGAGTTCACCGGTCCGGGCCAGAACAAGTTCACCAAGCTGACCGAGAGCACGATCGGCAAGCAGGTTGCGATCGTGCTCGACGGGGTGGTGCAGTCCGCGCCGCAGACCAACGAGCGCATCCCCGGATCGGCCCAGATCTCCGGCGGCTTCAGCCAGTCCGACGCCGAGGACCTCGCCAACGTGCTGCGCTACGGTGCCCTTCCCCTGGCCTTCGAGCGCTCCCAGGCCGAGTCCATCTCGCCGACCCTCGGTCGTGACTCGCTGCACGGCGGACTGCTCGCCGGCGCCATCGGACTCGTTCTCGTCATCGCCTACTCCTTCCTGTACTACCGGGCGCTGGGCATGGTCGTGATCATCTCCCTCGCCGTCAGCGGTCTGCTGATCTACGCCTCGGTGGTGCTGCTCGGCGTGGCGATCGGGTTCACGCTGACCCTGGCCGGCATCGCCGGCCTGATCGTGTCGATCGGTGTCACGGCGGACTCGTTCGTGGTCTACTTCGAACGGATCAAAGACGAGGTCCGGGCCGGTCGCACGGTCCGGGCGGCCACGGATCGTGCCTGGCCCGCCGCGCGGCGCACGATGCTCTCCGCGGACACGGTTTCCTTCCTGGCCGCCGCGGTCCTCTACATCCTGTCGATCGGCTCGGTGCGCGGCTTCGCCTTTACGCTCGGGCTGTCGACGTTGAGCGATGTCGTGATCATGTTTATCTTCACCCGGCCGTTGGTGACGTTGCTGGTGCGGCGCAGACTGTTCTCGGTCAGCCGGTACTCGGGCCTGAGTCCGAAGACCCTCGGCGGGCGTGGCGGTGGCGTGGCGCCGGCCGCTTCCACCCGGGCGCGACTGGCCAAGCGGCCGGCGCCGGCCGGGCAGAGGCGGGAGAGCTGA
- the yajC gene encoding preprotein translocase subunit YajC produces the protein MHVLVAASVAAGKDGGSSISGLLFPLILILVIVYFFSMQRRRAKAQQQQISRIVPGTLVMTTAGLYATVVEMEDGDLLLEVAPDVVCRFSRSAVARVISTPGGAGDGGESSGEPRSHDDGSDGPGGAEASHPGGGLPGGDGGTGGETTHPPRKEL, from the coding sequence GTGCACGTACTCGTGGCAGCTTCGGTGGCGGCCGGCAAGGACGGGGGCAGTTCGATCAGCGGGCTTCTGTTCCCGCTGATCCTCATCCTGGTGATCGTCTACTTCTTCTCGATGCAGCGGCGCCGCGCCAAGGCGCAACAGCAGCAGATATCGCGGATCGTTCCCGGTACCCTGGTGATGACCACCGCTGGTCTCTACGCCACGGTCGTCGAGATGGAGGACGGCGACCTCCTGCTGGAGGTTGCGCCCGATGTCGTCTGCCGCTTCTCGCGCAGCGCGGTCGCTCGGGTGATCAGTACGCCCGGCGGAGCCGGGGACGGCGGGGAGTCCTCCGGGGAACCCCGGTCACACGACGACGGTTCCGACGGCCCCGGTGGCGCCGAGGCGTCGCATCCCGGCGGTGGCCTCCCCGGTGGGGACGGCGGCACGGGCGGTGAAACGACACACCCGCCCCGCAAGGAGCTGTGA
- a CDS encoding RelA/SpoT family protein gives MPEAAPVTTGVSQPAVTPFREPRPVGDAARATAGSAARESAVHGPAVHGPAQPPAADGGDVRGQEPPGGSPGGSELVTAVGMGRRPEDGSPVVPRLGHESPPLPRRVRGRLSRLATHRATPPSALDPVLRGLLANHPRADIAQVQQAFEVADAAHAGQVRFSGHPYITHPIAVASILADLGMDTATLSAALLHDTLEETTLTVDAIRDTFGDHIALIVDAVSKLNRVKVGEAAQAETIRRMVVAMARDPRALVVKLADRLHNMRTLRFLPEHKQERKARETLEVYAPLAHRLGMNSLKWELEDLSFAALYPKRYDEIVRLVADRAPSRDVYLAEVIGQVQVGLRDARIKAVVSGRPKHYYSIYQKMVVRGRSFDDIYDLVGIRVLVDSVRDCYATLGTVHATWKPIPGRFKDYIAMPKFNMYQSLHTTVIGPEGKPVELQIRTHAMHNRAEYGIAAHWKYKEDGVAARPSAGTPEGGRAGRRKGGPDADLMTWLRQVLDWQRETADPGEFLDSLRFAAETDEVFVFTPKGDVIPLPAGSTSVDFAYAVHTDIGHQCVGARINGRLAALDTPLDNGDAVEIFTSRAHSAGPSEDWLMFVRSSRARTKIRQWHARGRREDAIVAGRDAIGRAMRRHGLPLSRLMSGDALLNLAKDLRYADVAALYAAVGENHVSAQSVVSRLLVALGGPEGAEEDAGETELPIRTLRRSTGEAGVLVTGAPDVWTKLARCCTPMPGDEIAGFVTRGKGVSVHRTDCSNLSGLRGGPHDRTVQVEWAPSSGSVFLVVIQVEAMDRTKLLSDVTRVLSDRHVNILSASVATTRDQVAVSRFTFEMGDAKHLRHILSAVRAIEGVYGCFRVTSGVQV, from the coding sequence GTGCCCGAGGCAGCGCCGGTGACCACCGGAGTTTCGCAGCCCGCCGTCACTCCCTTCCGGGAGCCCCGGCCGGTGGGCGATGCCGCGCGGGCCACCGCCGGATCGGCGGCGCGTGAGTCGGCAGTCCACGGGCCGGCAGTCCACGGGCCGGCACAGCCGCCGGCTGCGGATGGTGGCGACGTCCGCGGGCAGGAGCCGCCGGGTGGATCCCCGGGGGGGTCCGAGCTGGTCACCGCGGTCGGCATGGGACGGCGTCCCGAGGACGGTTCCCCGGTCGTCCCCCGGTTGGGGCACGAGTCGCCGCCGCTGCCGCGTCGGGTACGCGGTCGGCTCTCCCGCCTTGCGACGCACCGGGCGACGCCTCCCTCGGCTCTCGACCCGGTGCTGCGTGGGCTGCTCGCGAACCACCCGCGCGCCGACATCGCCCAGGTGCAGCAGGCGTTCGAGGTCGCCGACGCCGCGCACGCCGGCCAGGTGCGCTTCTCCGGCCACCCGTACATCACTCATCCGATCGCGGTCGCGAGCATCCTCGCCGATCTGGGGATGGACACCGCGACGCTGTCCGCGGCGTTGCTGCACGACACCCTCGAGGAGACGACGCTTACCGTCGATGCAATCCGGGACACCTTCGGTGACCATATCGCGCTCATCGTCGACGCGGTCAGCAAGCTCAACCGGGTCAAGGTCGGCGAGGCGGCCCAGGCGGAGACCATCCGCCGGATGGTCGTCGCGATGGCCCGCGACCCACGCGCGCTGGTGGTCAAGCTCGCCGACCGCCTGCACAACATGCGTACCCTGCGCTTTCTGCCCGAGCACAAGCAGGAACGCAAGGCTCGGGAGACGCTCGAGGTCTACGCCCCGCTCGCCCACCGGCTCGGCATGAACTCGTTGAAGTGGGAGCTGGAGGACCTCTCGTTCGCCGCGTTGTATCCGAAACGGTACGACGAGATCGTCCGGCTGGTCGCTGACCGGGCCCCGAGCCGGGACGTCTATCTGGCCGAGGTGATCGGGCAGGTACAGGTCGGCCTGCGGGACGCGCGGATCAAGGCGGTCGTCTCCGGGCGGCCGAAGCACTATTACTCGATCTACCAGAAGATGGTGGTGCGCGGCCGTTCCTTCGACGACATCTATGATCTGGTCGGCATCCGCGTCCTGGTCGACTCGGTCCGGGACTGCTATGCCACGCTGGGTACCGTGCACGCGACCTGGAAGCCGATTCCCGGCCGGTTCAAGGACTACATCGCGATGCCCAAGTTCAACATGTACCAGTCCTTGCACACGACGGTCATCGGTCCCGAGGGCAAACCGGTCGAGCTGCAGATCCGCACGCACGCGATGCACAACCGGGCCGAGTACGGCATTGCCGCGCACTGGAAGTACAAGGAGGACGGGGTTGCGGCCCGGCCCTCGGCGGGGACCCCGGAGGGCGGGCGGGCCGGTCGGCGCAAGGGCGGACCCGATGCGGACCTCATGACCTGGCTGCGTCAGGTGCTCGACTGGCAGCGGGAGACCGCGGACCCGGGAGAGTTCCTCGACAGCCTGCGGTTCGCCGCCGAGACCGACGAGGTTTTCGTCTTCACCCCCAAGGGCGACGTCATCCCGCTGCCTGCCGGGTCGACCTCGGTGGACTTCGCTTACGCGGTGCACACCGACATCGGCCACCAGTGCGTCGGGGCCCGGATCAACGGCCGTCTCGCGGCCCTGGACACCCCGCTGGACAACGGCGACGCGGTCGAGATCTTCACCTCGCGGGCCCATTCGGCCGGCCCGAGCGAGGACTGGTTGATGTTCGTCCGTTCGTCGCGGGCCAGGACGAAGATCCGCCAGTGGCACGCCCGTGGGCGCCGGGAGGACGCGATCGTCGCCGGCCGCGACGCGATCGGCCGCGCGATGCGCCGCCACGGCCTGCCGCTGTCCCGCCTGATGAGCGGGGACGCGCTGTTGAACCTGGCCAAGGACCTGCGCTACGCCGACGTGGCCGCCCTCTACGCGGCCGTGGGGGAGAACCACGTCAGCGCCCAGTCGGTGGTCTCGCGGCTGCTCGTGGCCCTCGGCGGTCCGGAGGGGGCCGAGGAGGACGCGGGTGAGACCGAGCTGCCGATCCGCACGCTGCGTCGCTCGACCGGGGAGGCGGGGGTGCTCGTCACCGGTGCTCCCGACGTGTGGACGAAGCTCGCCCGCTGCTGCACCCCCATGCCCGGCGACGAGATCGCCGGTTTCGTCACCCGGGGCAAGGGCGTGTCGGTCCACCGGACGGACTGCTCCAACCTGTCGGGGCTGCGCGGCGGGCCGCACGACCGCACGGTCCAGGTCGAGTGGGCGCCGTCGTCGGGCTCGGTGTTCCTCGTCGTGATCCAGGTCGAGGCGATGGACCGTACCAAACTACTTTCGGATGTCACCCGGGTACTGTCCGACCGGCACGTGAACATCCTGTCGGCGTCGGTGGCCACCACACGGGATCAGGTGGCGGTCAGCCGCTTCACGTTCGAGATGGGAGACGCCAAGCATCTCCGGCACATCCTGAGTGCGGTGCGTGCCATCGAGGGCGTATACGGCTGTTTCCGCGTTACCTCGGGCGTACAGGTCTAA
- the ruvB gene encoding Holliday junction branch migration DNA helicase RuvB: MSDDGLVSAAASPEERAFEAGLRPRTLAEFVGQRKVREQLTIMLEGARARGRPPDHVLLSGPPGLGKTSLAMIMAQELEVPLRMTSGPAIERAGDLVAILTALSPGEVLFLDEIHRIARPAEELLYAAMEDFRVDVILGKGPGATAIPLDVSPFTLVGATTRSGLLTGPLRDRFGFTAHLDFYDADELARVLTRSAGLLGVTLTAEGAAEVAGRSRGTPRIANRLLRRVRDYAEVRADGVVTREIAQAALRIYDVDGLGLDRLDRAVLEALVTRFGGGPVGLTTLAVSVGEEPETVEDVAEPFLLRAGLLIRTARGRMATPAAFEHLGLDPVTDPLGRTQVSLFTEGE; encoded by the coding sequence ATGAGTGACGACGGCCTGGTGTCCGCCGCGGCGAGTCCCGAGGAGCGCGCCTTCGAGGCCGGGCTGCGTCCGCGCACCCTGGCCGAGTTCGTCGGCCAGCGTAAGGTGCGCGAGCAGCTCACAATCATGCTCGAGGGGGCGCGGGCGCGTGGTCGCCCGCCGGACCACGTCCTGCTGTCGGGCCCGCCCGGTCTGGGCAAGACCAGCCTTGCGATGATCATGGCGCAGGAGCTCGAGGTTCCGTTGCGGATGACCAGTGGGCCGGCGATCGAACGCGCCGGGGATCTCGTCGCGATCCTCACTGCCCTCTCCCCGGGAGAGGTCCTGTTCCTCGACGAGATTCACCGGATCGCCCGGCCAGCCGAGGAACTGCTCTACGCCGCGATGGAGGACTTCCGGGTTGACGTCATCCTGGGCAAGGGCCCGGGCGCGACCGCGATCCCCCTCGACGTGTCGCCATTCACGCTGGTCGGGGCTACCACCCGGTCGGGCCTGCTGACCGGCCCGCTGCGGGATCGGTTCGGGTTCACCGCCCATCTGGACTTCTACGACGCCGACGAGCTCGCCCGGGTGCTGACTCGCTCGGCCGGCCTGCTGGGGGTCACCCTCACCGCCGAGGGAGCCGCCGAGGTCGCTGGCCGGTCGCGTGGTACGCCCCGCATCGCCAACCGGTTGCTGCGCCGGGTGCGCGACTACGCGGAGGTGCGGGCCGACGGCGTGGTCACCCGCGAGATCGCCCAGGCGGCGCTGCGGATCTACGACGTCGACGGGCTCGGACTGGACCGTCTCGACCGGGCCGTGCTGGAGGCGCTGGTCACCCGGTTCGGCGGCGGTCCGGTCGGGCTCACCACGCTCGCCGTGTCGGTCGGGGAGGAACCGGAGACGGTGGAGGACGTGGCCGAGCCGTTCCTGCTGCGTGCCGGCCTGCTGATCCGTACCGCCCGGGGCCGGATGGCCACTCCCGCCGCCTTCGAGCACCTCGGTCTGGACCCCGTCACCGATCCGCTCGGTCGTACCCAGGTCTCGCTGTTCACCGAGGGAGAATGA